Proteins from one bacterium genomic window:
- a CDS encoding diguanylate cyclase, which yields MADERRPLSAVLDAGLRSLEPVDWMFAMLRAAAVLAVAIWAVFHPDLESMDRAVLAGVVALFTVYSAVVSVLGILRPGRIFKLARFTLVFDILFVEAVVLVTGGITKSLFYLGFFLVVPLYALHFGFRMGLYGALLAIVAYTAPAGAGVMRLPFLDSILKLGVFLSILFATGYLRRRQALASERLQRLTEEVEQKNRMLAHKTMAERNRIHELYALNKVGKLITSALDTRELFSHILAAVSTELHFKHFCLWIYDESSNALVLKAVQGLPQEAVDNVIVEPGAGVEGACLERGTPQLIHDLSKVEAFNYLDSYLPGAKCAMCVPVMIRRQCAGVVSVYSEHEDSFNEERLEVLSALGEQVAVALENSQLYSQMRYLTMQDGLTHLYNRRFFNDQIAIECERAEAGKGDFALLLVDVDHFKLVNDELGHLTGDEVLRQVAKVLLGRTRQTDFVCRYGGEEFAIILHNLDKRSARERAERLRKAVEAEVRAGSDSGARAVTISIGIAHYEPGMSQDKIIELADKGLYLAKERGRNRVEAA from the coding sequence ATGGCGGACGAGCGCCGCCCGCTTTCGGCCGTGCTGGACGCGGGGCTGCGCAGCCTCGAACCGGTGGATTGGATGTTCGCGATGCTGCGTGCGGCGGCCGTGCTGGCCGTCGCGATCTGGGCGGTGTTCCATCCAGACCTCGAAAGCATGGACAGGGCGGTCTTGGCGGGAGTGGTGGCGCTGTTCACGGTTTACTCCGCGGTGGTGAGCGTCCTTGGAATATTGCGGCCCGGACGCATATTCAAGCTGGCCAGGTTCACGCTCGTTTTCGACATCCTTTTCGTAGAGGCGGTCGTGCTTGTAACCGGCGGAATCACAAAGAGCCTCTTTTACCTCGGCTTTTTCCTCGTCGTGCCGCTGTACGCGCTGCACTTCGGATTCCGGATGGGGCTGTACGGCGCGCTTCTTGCGATAGTAGCGTACACCGCGCCCGCGGGCGCGGGCGTGATGCGCCTTCCGTTCCTCGACTCGATTCTAAAGCTGGGCGTGTTTCTCTCCATTTTGTTTGCGACGGGCTACCTGCGCCGCCGCCAGGCGCTCGCCAGCGAAAGGCTCCAGCGCCTTACGGAGGAAGTGGAGCAGAAAAACCGGATGCTGGCGCACAAGACGATGGCGGAGCGCAACCGCATCCACGAGCTTTACGCGCTCAACAAGGTCGGCAAGCTGATTACCAGCGCGCTGGACACGCGGGAGCTGTTCAGCCATATTCTCGCCGCGGTTTCGACCGAACTTCACTTCAAGCACTTCTGCCTGTGGATATACGACGAATCGTCGAACGCTCTGGTTTTGAAGGCGGTGCAGGGTCTTCCACAAGAAGCCGTTGACAATGTCATCGTCGAGCCGGGCGCGGGCGTGGAAGGCGCGTGTCTGGAAAGAGGGACGCCCCAATTGATTCACGACCTGTCCAAAGTCGAGGCGTTCAACTACCTCGACAGCTACCTTCCGGGCGCGAAGTGCGCGATGTGCGTCCCGGTTATGATTCGCCGGCAATGCGCGGGAGTGGTCAGCGTTTATTCGGAGCACGAGGACAGCTTCAACGAAGAAAGGCTGGAGGTGCTTTCCGCGCTGGGCGAGCAGGTGGCGGTGGCTCTGGAAAACAGCCAGCTTTACTCACAGATGCGCTACCTGACCATGCAGGACGGGTTGACGCACCTGTACAACCGCCGGTTCTTCAACGATCAGATCGCGATCGAATGCGAGCGTGCGGAGGCGGGGAAGGGCGACTTCGCGCTGCTGCTGGTGGACGTGGATCACTTCAAGCTTGTGAACGACGAGCTGGGGCATTTGACCGGGGACGAAGTGCTGCGCCAGGTGGCCAAGGTGCTTCTGGGACGGACGCGCCAGACCGACTTCGTGTGCAGATACGGCGGCGAGGAATTCGCCATTATTCTTCACAACCTGGACAAAAGGAGCGCGCGCGAGCGCGCCGAGCGTTTGCGCAAGGCGGTCGAGGCCGAAGTGCGGGCAGGCTCGGATTCCGGCGCGCGCGCGGTGACGATATCCATCGGCATCGCGCATTACGAGCCGGGTATGTCCCAGGACAAGATAATCGAGCTCGCGGATAAAGGGCTTTACCTGGCAAAGGAGCGGGGGCGCAACCGCGTCGAAGCGGCTTGA
- a CDS encoding transposase, translated as MKPSKIHHVSWTTIRRAKQLAEKELAAIVMSFITNARELNQCLLGGYAVLPDEVHIVFAPKGSHTSETVTRYVRRASERLINRQLNRTGEVWDDAVTDTLVKDATQLAELLRKIEYLPCKAGIVKYPSEYKFSSAHADSPKDALSDLFA; from the coding sequence TTGAAGCCCAGCAAGATACATCATGTAAGCTGGACCACGATTAGGCGGGCTAAGCAGCTTGCGGAGAAGGAACTCGCCGCGATTGTGATGAGCTTCATCACGAACGCGAGGGAGCTCAACCAATGCCTTCTTGGCGGATATGCGGTGCTTCCGGATGAAGTGCATATCGTTTTCGCGCCAAAAGGAAGCCATACAAGCGAGACTGTGACTCGCTACGTGAGGCGCGCTAGCGAACGGCTGATAAACAGGCAGCTCAACCGGACCGGCGAAGTTTGGGACGATGCAGTTACAGATACGCTGGTAAAGGATGCGACGCAGCTGGCGGAGCTGCTTAGGAAAATAGAATACTTGCCTTGCAAGGCTGGCATAGTGAAGTATCCGAGCGAATACAAGTTCTCGAGCGCGCACGCCGATTCACCCAAAGACGCGTTGTCGGATTTGTTCGCCTGA
- a CDS encoding PQQ-binding-like beta-propeller repeat protein has protein sequence MGIRRFRFAAIGLLALAVVITIFACSKGARLSGMPAARGVGPEGATGGQTLSDALRYLPDSQGIASDGFVLFALDAENSPVSASGFALSVSGEGFERTVEVLSREGHTFTDAYLYLKYDANAMHPKSIAAGGIVEAEGALFVGLDEIPGYVSAGIAAISRGGMREPVRGAGAVFTVLFGAGGRAPGRSVLRAASGDSNKVADLTATVAGNVVTLGWTEVNKGDYDMNGEVGVADITPIALNYLASTTDGIGNDVQQRWIDGDGSGEIGVSDITPIAINYLVSMAGYLVERDDLNSFASAVRLPTAGTVVSAARPAGARTTPVAYEYADAPGNGTWWYRVTPVSIENEFGVASAGVSASVGGAVVLAPPTNVQAGSYAGYVEVTWTEAAQPEVTGYNVYVNTSAAPLSAIKHNPVPVAGDSYKITGLPIAVEHYFWVTSTDGISESVFSSPPVWGRVLPPDGTAPDAPTGLGWNRMGADAELHWTANAEPDVRGYNVYKNSADDFGTAAKQNGEPVEAVTYLATGLNPETNYFFWVTALDYSDNESAPSGSLLVRIDDQAPGAPLDLSAVPGSGTVSLDWLDNPELDLAGYNVYFNTSNDLPTATIANISGLLASSDMVVTGLEYETEYWFWVTAVDISQNESPASQPANATTLAEDAEPPAVPAGFTAAGLDGAVYLNWLDNTEPDLQGYRAYYSTNPGDPDPPAYNGGEVLTVSEVTIGGLVNGTPYTFWVDAVDLAMNASAKAGPRTATPNQSGLADSDWPMYMHDPKHTGRSPYVGCKYGNLLWSVAPETDDGGTQRIDLSPAIAPDGSVYVFGDQGWFWAVDPATGVWTIDFDIDPGITDLVDSSPAVGRDGIVYVGRNNGSLYAVDPVNRTNKWTFPTGSTMHSSPMILPDGSILVGSNDDYIYSISPAGVENWKYNTGGDVGFASPAVAGDGSIYVAGGQFSTSILIKLDQSGNELWTRPLGAESDSSPTILDNGDVVIGCSDDQVYCFSPSGSPRWQFIPEDAGHRYDFDCPVAVGPDGTIFAMNYNAYVFAIDPADGSQIWEYDGNVYGTNSYASPTVDAEGNLFFCAGNYIVAVKSSGGFPEELWAYEMDSSGGWSIPVIDADGRVFVGCATGGDTLYCFQDP, from the coding sequence ATGGGTATTCGGAGATTTCGATTTGCAGCCATCGGCCTGCTTGCGCTGGCCGTCGTGATAACAATTTTCGCCTGCTCTAAGGGCGCGCGGCTTTCGGGCATGCCCGCCGCGCGTGGCGTGGGACCGGAAGGCGCAACAGGCGGGCAAACGCTTTCCGATGCGCTTCGCTATCTTCCGGATTCGCAAGGAATCGCTTCGGACGGATTCGTTCTGTTCGCTCTGGATGCGGAAAACTCGCCGGTGAGTGCATCGGGATTCGCGCTTTCGGTCAGCGGAGAGGGCTTCGAGCGCACGGTGGAGGTTTTATCACGTGAAGGGCATACGTTCACGGACGCGTACCTTTATCTGAAGTACGATGCGAACGCGATGCACCCAAAGAGCATTGCCGCGGGCGGGATTGTTGAAGCTGAAGGCGCGCTGTTTGTCGGTTTGGACGAAATTCCCGGTTACGTGAGCGCGGGGATAGCCGCGATATCGCGCGGCGGCATGCGCGAGCCTGTTCGGGGAGCGGGGGCGGTGTTCACTGTGCTGTTCGGCGCGGGGGGACGCGCGCCCGGAAGGAGCGTGCTTCGTGCGGCGTCCGGGGATTCTAACAAGGTGGCCGACCTGACGGCGACGGTTGCGGGAAACGTCGTTACGCTGGGCTGGACCGAGGTGAACAAAGGCGACTACGACATGAACGGCGAAGTGGGCGTGGCGGACATCACGCCGATAGCGCTGAATTACCTCGCGAGCACCACCGACGGAATCGGGAACGACGTGCAGCAAAGGTGGATAGACGGCGATGGAAGCGGCGAAATCGGAGTGTCGGACATCACGCCGATAGCAATCAACTATCTGGTGAGCATGGCCGGCTATCTCGTGGAGCGGGACGACTTGAACAGCTTCGCGTCTGCTGTCAGGCTGCCGACGGCGGGGACTGTCGTATCCGCAGCCCGGCCCGCGGGAGCCCGCACAACGCCGGTTGCATATGAGTATGCGGATGCGCCGGGGAACGGGACATGGTGGTACCGCGTGACGCCGGTGAGCATCGAGAACGAGTTCGGTGTTGCATCCGCGGGAGTATCCGCAAGCGTAGGGGGGGCGGTTGTGCTGGCGCCGCCGACGAATGTCCAGGCAGGCAGCTATGCGGGATACGTAGAGGTGACGTGGACGGAGGCGGCGCAGCCCGAGGTGACTGGGTACAACGTTTACGTGAACACATCGGCCGCGCCATTGTCCGCAATAAAACACAATCCGGTTCCGGTGGCAGGTGATTCCTACAAAATAACGGGGCTGCCGATTGCGGTCGAGCATTATTTCTGGGTGACCTCTACGGACGGGATATCGGAAAGCGTATTCAGCTCTCCTCCCGTTTGGGGGAGGGTGCTCCCGCCGGACGGCACGGCGCCGGATGCACCGACGGGGCTTGGCTGGAACAGGATGGGGGCGGATGCGGAGTTGCACTGGACGGCGAACGCCGAGCCGGACGTGCGCGGATACAACGTTTACAAAAATTCCGCGGACGATTTCGGGACGGCCGCCAAACAGAATGGCGAGCCGGTCGAGGCGGTGACTTATCTCGCGACGGGGCTCAATCCTGAAACGAATTACTTCTTCTGGGTTACGGCTCTGGACTATTCGGACAACGAGAGTGCGCCTTCGGGGTCGCTTCTGGTGAGGATAGACGACCAGGCGCCGGGCGCGCCGCTCGACCTTTCGGCCGTGCCGGGAAGCGGAACGGTCTCGCTCGATTGGCTGGACAATCCGGAATTGGATCTTGCGGGATACAATGTATATTTCAACACTTCGAACGATCTTCCGACGGCGACGATCGCCAACATTTCCGGATTGCTTGCAAGTTCGGATATGGTGGTGACTGGGCTGGAATACGAGACTGAATACTGGTTCTGGGTGACTGCGGTGGACATAAGCCAGAACGAAAGCCCTGCGAGCCAGCCGGCCAATGCGACCACGCTTGCAGAGGATGCGGAACCTCCGGCGGTGCCTGCGGGATTCACTGCGGCCGGCTTGGACGGAGCGGTGTATCTTAACTGGCTGGACAACACCGAGCCGGATTTGCAGGGATACCGCGCGTATTATTCGACGAATCCCGGTGATCCGGATCCTCCGGCGTACAACGGGGGCGAGGTGCTTACGGTATCGGAGGTTACGATAGGCGGACTTGTGAACGGCACGCCGTACACGTTTTGGGTGGATGCGGTTGACCTGGCGATGAACGCCAGCGCCAAGGCCGGTCCGCGTACTGCGACGCCGAACCAGTCGGGACTTGCGGACAGCGACTGGCCGATGTATATGCACGACCCGAAACACACAGGGCGCAGTCCTTACGTCGGATGCAAGTACGGAAATCTCCTGTGGAGCGTCGCTCCTGAAACGGACGACGGCGGAACACAGAGAATTGATTTGTCGCCGGCAATAGCACCCGACGGATCGGTTTACGTATTCGGCGATCAGGGTTGGTTTTGGGCGGTTGATCCTGCGACCGGTGTGTGGACGATCGATTTCGACATAGATCCCGGAATAACGGACTTGGTTGATTCCAGCCCGGCCGTGGGGCGTGATGGAATCGTATATGTCGGAAGGAACAACGGCTCGTTATATGCGGTTGATCCGGTGAACCGGACAAACAAATGGACGTTTCCCACCGGTTCGACGATGCACAGCTCGCCTATGATCCTGCCGGACGGCTCGATTCTGGTCGGTTCCAACGATGATTACATTTACTCGATCAGCCCTGCGGGTGTCGAAAATTGGAAATACAACACGGGCGGGGATGTAGGATTCGCCTCGCCCGCAGTTGCCGGGGACGGCTCGATTTACGTTGCCGGAGGGCAGTTTTCGACGTCCATTTTGATCAAGCTTGATCAATCAGGAAACGAGTTGTGGACAAGGCCGCTCGGTGCGGAATCGGATTCGTCTCCGACAATTTTGGACAACGGGGACGTTGTCATCGGTTGTTCCGACGATCAGGTGTACTGCTTTTCCCCTTCGGGCAGCCCGAGGTGGCAGTTTATACCGGAGGATGCGGGGCACAGGTACGATTTCGACTGTCCTGTCGCGGTCGGCCCGGACGGCACAATATTCGCGATGAACTACAACGCGTACGTATTTGCGATTGATCCCGCTGATGGTTCGCAAATCTGGGAGTACGACGGAAACGTTTACGGCACGAATTCATACGCTTCTCCGACAGTGGATGCTGAAGGAAACCTGTTTTTTTGCGCCGGAAATTACATCGTCGCGGTGAAGTCGTCCGGCGGATTTCCCGAAGAGCTGTGGGCTTATGAAATGGACAGCTCGGGCGGATGGTCCATACCGGTTATCGATGCGGATGGAAGAGTGTTTGTCGGTTGTGCGACGGGCGGCGATACTTTGTATTGTTTCCAGGATCCCTAA
- the purS gene encoding phosphoribosylformylglycinamidine synthase subunit PurS produces the protein MTFNVEVFVSPRKDILDPQGKAVESALANIGYRGVSGVRVGKYLAFILEAESEASGKNAVDEMCRKLLANPVVEDFEIKISPA, from the coding sequence ATGACCTTCAACGTGGAAGTTTTCGTGTCTCCAAGGAAAGATATACTCGATCCGCAGGGAAAAGCCGTGGAATCGGCGCTTGCCAACATCGGCTATCGCGGTGTGTCGGGTGTAAGGGTGGGAAAGTATCTGGCCTTTATTTTGGAAGCCGAAAGCGAGGCATCGGGCAAAAACGCCGTAGACGAAATGTGCAGGAAGCTGCTGGCGAATCCGGTCGTGGAAGATTTCGAAATCAAGATTTCGCCTGCTTAG
- a CDS encoding glycosyltransferase, translating into MRPPRVAILHDWLTTWGGAERCLLLFHRLFPTAPIYTLVCDRKSLPPDLKNARIITSSIQRLPDAVRKYPNYLPLMPKAVEEWNLSGYDLILSSCHCCVKGALTRSDQAHVCYCYTPIRYVWDLYHTYTKHTEMSGMKRKVFEWSAHYLRMWDFAAAQRVDQFIAISETVRRRIEKTYNRKSSVIYPPVDTEFFVPDPDGARDYYLVVSRMVPYKRVDLVLEAFATRSSPLLVVGTGPQEKKLKAMATPNVEFLGQVDDDELRVLYQNCKALIFPGVEDFGLTPVEAQACGRPVIARAKGGVTESVIDGVTGLFFRDDSPEALAEAVEAFEKLELSPEKCRENAAHFDQGRFLEQIVAALRPYLVERSETLVPPKATSA; encoded by the coding sequence GTGCGTCCTCCCAGAGTCGCTATTCTTCACGACTGGCTCACCACTTGGGGTGGCGCCGAGCGTTGCCTTCTGTTGTTTCACAGGTTGTTTCCGACCGCTCCCATTTACACGCTGGTCTGCGACAGGAAAAGCCTTCCGCCGGATTTGAAAAACGCCCGCATCATTACCAGTTCAATTCAACGGCTTCCCGACGCCGTCAGGAAATACCCGAACTATCTGCCTTTGATGCCGAAGGCCGTCGAGGAATGGAATCTATCGGGTTACGATTTGATTCTTTCCTCGTGCCACTGTTGCGTGAAAGGCGCGCTGACGCGCTCGGATCAGGCCCACGTCTGTTATTGCTATACGCCCATCAGATACGTTTGGGATCTTTACCATACTTACACGAAACACACCGAAATGAGCGGGATGAAGCGGAAGGTGTTCGAGTGGTCGGCGCACTACTTGAGGATGTGGGATTTCGCGGCCGCCCAGCGAGTTGACCAGTTCATCGCGATCAGCGAGACCGTCAGGCGCAGAATTGAAAAAACGTACAACAGGAAAAGCTCCGTCATTTATCCGCCGGTGGATACCGAGTTTTTCGTCCCCGACCCGGATGGAGCGCGGGATTACTACCTGGTAGTCAGCAGGATGGTTCCTTACAAACGGGTTGACCTGGTACTTGAGGCGTTTGCGACGAGGTCCAGCCCTCTTCTCGTGGTGGGCACCGGACCGCAGGAGAAAAAGCTCAAAGCGATGGCAACGCCGAATGTCGAATTTCTGGGGCAGGTGGACGACGACGAGCTTAGAGTTCTTTATCAGAACTGCAAGGCCTTGATTTTTCCCGGCGTGGAAGATTTCGGTCTGACGCCGGTGGAAGCGCAGGCATGCGGCAGGCCGGTTATCGCCCGGGCGAAAGGCGGCGTGACCGAAAGCGTTATTGATGGAGTCACGGGTCTGTTTTTCAGGGACGATTCTCCGGAAGCGCTTGCCGAGGCGGTAGAGGCGTTCGAAAAACTTGAACTGTCGCCCGAAAAGTGCCGCGAAAACGCAGCTCATTTCGACCAAGGTAGATTTCTCGAGCAGATCGTGGCCGCGTTGCGCCCTTACTTGGTTGAAAGAAGCGAGACTCTGGTTCCGCCAAAGGCGACGTCCGCTTAG
- a CDS encoding PKD domain-containing protein, producing the protein MKRISFLILLVLISSLFACGGGGKGTPVPAPGGNNSNDQDAPKFSVPISIEEAAARMPSSGYVPNEVLVKTPLDATELSEVVGKYGYTVDYKNRNYAKVHVPDGDLAAAISKLSREQTIYTVTLNGQFRMKTTGVPLGDLKNRAASYTPMDALFGDTYLEPDWDSDPSDPANDNRWIFGARMFLDMASIPGAWDLSFGNNTTIAMIDGGILAVGDTYADLFVHAELLDNNGGTLELQRLLMTSARVNGDGSFTTIADDADIITNVIDNTIYRTPADYILGLTSSNFDFNINYPIDAPGADGDPVERVFPTSLPGIAPAADYMMVATGTIDTGAADPEWVYTADEIAASINYAVDNGADVIVCGMWAPIGDFQPADVQIMQDAVDYARANDVVVVAPVGSDRTQPSPENPDPPYHDPGDPSGDPPVPPSFIYDDSFTAADFVPAGLTGVVSVGSTGVSTPNFPIENLSGLEPYWESPNSRAGYCAADASIYAPGFGLSTFYLNLNAENSLTWYTILIGPEVSTGYVAGSLLLIYSALRDADPAITDIDTAALTILLHGDPANTNQRLLAAGSVAVAQNGGYDLIYPALDVSFNLPVDPSAVTTNLPFSVDPVIADGQPPYEILIDWGDGTTYPASGEFEPYVDGQIYEKTEGYTQPGVYGVTVFARDSKSNVASAVVAILVSNPLGADPHITATVGSPRLTGNPIQLALGTDYIFHASPFNLLSGSSAAYDWDFGDGSAHGTEENPIHSYSGTGTFTVTLTVDDGIRPVITRSIDVNVN; encoded by the coding sequence ATGAAGCGGATATCGTTTTTGATCCTTCTAGTCCTCATATCGTCCCTGTTCGCCTGCGGAGGCGGAGGGAAAGGCACGCCCGTCCCGGCACCGGGAGGGAACAATTCCAACGACCAGGACGCCCCCAAGTTTTCGGTTCCGATTTCAATCGAGGAGGCGGCCGCAAGAATGCCATCCTCCGGATACGTCCCAAACGAAGTCCTCGTGAAAACGCCGCTGGACGCGACCGAGCTTTCCGAGGTCGTCGGCAAGTACGGCTACACCGTGGACTACAAGAACAGAAATTACGCGAAGGTTCACGTGCCGGACGGCGACCTTGCGGCAGCGATTTCGAAGCTGTCGAGGGAGCAGACGATTTACACGGTGACACTCAACGGGCAGTTCAGAATGAAGACAACCGGAGTTCCTTTAGGGGACCTTAAAAACAGAGCCGCTTCATACACTCCGATGGATGCATTATTTGGAGATACCTATCTTGAGCCGGATTGGGACAGCGATCCCTCGGATCCTGCTAACGACAATCGCTGGATTTTCGGAGCCAGAATGTTCCTTGATATGGCAAGCATTCCGGGCGCCTGGGATCTTTCATTCGGAAACAACACCACGATTGCAATGATTGACGGAGGCATATTGGCAGTCGGCGATACGTATGCGGACCTTTTTGTTCATGCGGAGTTGCTTGACAACAACGGTGGAACGCTTGAGCTTCAACGTTTGCTTATGACGAGTGCAAGAGTTAACGGCGACGGCTCGTTCACTACAATCGCCGATGACGCCGACATAATTACAAACGTGATTGACAACACCATTTACCGTACGCCAGCGGACTACATACTTGGTCTTACCAGTAGTAACTTCGACTTCAATATTAATTATCCTATTGACGCCCCCGGGGCCGACGGAGATCCGGTGGAAAGAGTATTCCCTACATCGCTTCCCGGAATTGCTCCCGCGGCGGACTATATGATGGTCGCAACGGGAACGATCGACACGGGCGCCGCGGACCCCGAGTGGGTATATACCGCGGATGAAATTGCTGCCAGCATTAATTATGCCGTTGATAACGGCGCGGACGTAATCGTCTGCGGAATGTGGGCGCCGATTGGCGATTTCCAACCAGCCGACGTGCAGATTATGCAGGACGCAGTCGATTACGCTCGAGCAAATGACGTTGTAGTTGTTGCGCCGGTTGGATCGGACAGAACGCAGCCAAGTCCCGAAAACCCCGATCCACCTTACCACGATCCCGGCGACCCAAGCGGAGATCCACCGGTGCCGCCAAGCTTCATCTACGACGATAGCTTTACAGCCGCCGATTTTGTACCGGCTGGGCTGACGGGTGTTGTTTCTGTCGGTTCAACGGGGGTCAGTACGCCTAACTTCCCCATTGAAAACCTTAGCGGCCTTGAGCCTTACTGGGAAAGTCCAAACAGCAGAGCCGGATATTGCGCCGCGGATGCAAGTATTTACGCGCCGGGATTCGGGCTTTCAACGTTTTACCTGAATTTGAATGCCGAGAATTCGCTTACTTGGTACACCATTTTGATCGGACCAGAAGTAAGCACTGGTTATGTCGCGGGATCGCTGCTTTTGATCTACTCCGCCCTAAGGGATGCGGATCCCGCAATTACCGACATTGATACTGCTGCGTTGACGATCTTGCTGCATGGCGATCCTGCAAACACGAATCAGCGGCTCCTGGCCGCGGGAAGCGTCGCAGTCGCCCAGAACGGCGGATACGACTTGATTTACCCGGCACTCGACGTTAGCTTCAACCTGCCCGTCGATCCGTCCGCCGTTACTACCAACCTTCCATTCAGCGTCGATCCTGTCATCGCTGATGGCCAGCCGCCCTATGAAATCTTAATCGACTGGGGCGACGGTACCACCTATCCCGCATCCGGGGAATTTGAGCCTTACGTCGACGGGCAGATTTACGAAAAAACGGAAGGTTACACCCAACCCGGAGTTTACGGCGTGACGGTGTTCGCCCGCGACAGCAAGAGCAATGTTGCAAGCGCGGTAGTTGCGATATTGGTGAGCAACCCCCTCGGCGCGGATCCGCACATCACCGCGACCGTCGGCTCTCCGCGGCTTACGGGCAATCCCATCCAGCTTGCGCTCGGCACCGATTACATCTTCCACGCCAGTCCGTTCAACCTGCTATCGGGCAGCTCGGCTGCGTACGACTGGGATTTCGGAGACGGCAGCGCGCACGGCACCGAGGAGAACCCGATTCACAGTTACAGCGGAACCGGCACATTCACGGTGACACTTACGGTGGACGACGGAATAAGGCCGGTGATTACAAGAAGCATCGACGTGAACGTGAATTAG
- a CDS encoding zinc ribbon domain-containing protein has product MPIYEYECKKCGRSFEAIHSFNDPPPHKCEHCGASGKGVLVKLISPAQVVFKGSGFYVTDHKGARHSTIESGADNGREGGADASSKAKETAAKPGKKTKGD; this is encoded by the coding sequence ATGCCGATTTACGAGTACGAGTGCAAAAAGTGCGGCAGATCGTTTGAGGCCATACACAGCTTCAACGATCCACCTCCGCACAAATGCGAACATTGCGGCGCGAGCGGAAAGGGTGTCCTCGTCAAACTTATTAGCCCGGCCCAGGTCGTATTCAAAGGTAGCGGATTTTACGTGACCGACCACAAAGGCGCGCGCCATTCCACGATTGAAAGCGGCGCTGACAACGGCAGGGAAGGCGGCGCGGACGCGTCCTCCAAAGCAAAGGAAACGGCGGCCAAGCCTGGAAAGAAAACAAAGGGCGACTAA
- a CDS encoding phosphoribosylaminoimidazolesuccinocarboxamide synthase has translation MQKRAKLYEGKAKILWATDDPSLLVQEFKDSLTAFDGEKKSSLGGKGEMNCEISSHLFSMLADAGVATHFVKKLSPTEQLVKHCKMIPLEVIVRNYVAGSLKKRTGLPEGKEIERPIVEFYYKSDELKDPLLAFDHIFMLGFVSMAEYNHLRKVALEVNEHLGTFFAKCGIKLVDFKLEFGWFESNILLGDEITPDTCRLWDAATGKKLDKDVFRFDLGDVGSIYEEIQKRVSSLTEEAAG, from the coding sequence ATGCAAAAGCGCGCCAAACTGTATGAAGGCAAGGCCAAGATTCTCTGGGCGACGGACGACCCGTCGTTGCTCGTCCAAGAATTCAAAGACAGCCTGACCGCGTTCGACGGCGAGAAAAAATCGTCTTTGGGCGGCAAGGGCGAAATGAATTGCGAGATATCAAGTCATCTTTTCAGTATGCTTGCTGATGCCGGCGTGGCGACGCACTTTGTGAAAAAGCTCTCGCCGACCGAGCAACTCGTCAAGCACTGCAAGATGATCCCCCTTGAAGTAATCGTGCGCAATTATGTCGCCGGATCACTGAAAAAGCGCACCGGCCTGCCCGAAGGCAAAGAGATTGAGCGTCCGATAGTCGAGTTTTACTATAAGAGCGATGAACTCAAGGATCCGCTTCTTGCGTTCGACCATATTTTTATGCTCGGATTCGTCAGTATGGCCGAGTACAACCACTTGAGGAAAGTCGCGCTCGAAGTCAACGAGCACTTGGGGACGTTTTTCGCGAAGTGCGGGATTAAGCTGGTTGATTTCAAGCTCGAATTCGGCTGGTTCGAGTCGAACATTTTGCTTGGCGATGAAATAACACCGGACACCTGCCGGCTTTGGGACGCGGCGACGGGCAAAAAGCTCGACAAAGACGTTTTCCGGTTCGACCTGGGCGATGTCGGCTCAATCTACGAAGAAATCCAGAAAAGGGTCAGCAGCCTTACGGAAGAGGCTGCAGGTTAG